In the genome of Bacillus sp. S3, one region contains:
- a CDS encoding post-transcriptional regulator has product MDKSDNNDHFRSQVQPALASKLEEFRLLGYDSVTEKELWLYLTKKKWKKAKEEKRLYEMIQEILSIKVSDYISFATIETYKTAEFSFEDEDEWKKILE; this is encoded by the coding sequence AAGAGCGATAATAATGATCATTTTCGTTCCCAAGTACAACCGGCGTTAGCAAGCAAACTCGAAGAATTTCGCTTACTGGGGTATGATTCAGTTACCGAAAAAGAACTTTGGTTGTACTTGACAAAGAAAAAGTGGAAAAAAGCGAAGGAAGAAAAACGACTTTACGAAATGATTCAAGAAATTCTCTCAATTAAGGTAAGTGATTATATCAGCTTTGCGACGATTGAAACTTATAAAACTGCCGAGTTTTCCTTTGAGGATGAGGATGAATGGAAAAAGATATTGGAATAA